One genomic region from Salvia hispanica cultivar TCC Black 2014 chromosome 2, UniMelb_Shisp_WGS_1.0, whole genome shotgun sequence encodes:
- the LOC125205443 gene encoding uncharacterized protein LOC125205443, with protein MAPIVLTQLATGLSVLAGAVLVKQVMDHNPMMGSGRTPRCPSCNGTGRVTCMCTRWNDGDYGCRTCAGSGRMACNSCGGTGTGRPIPVQITVRPPPS; from the coding sequence ATGGCGCCGATCGTGTTAACCCAATTGGCCACCGGCCTCAGCGTATTGGCAGGGGCAGTTCTCGTCAAACAGGTGATGGATCACAACCCCATGATGGGTTCGGGCCGGACGCCCAGATGCCCCAGCTGCAACGGAACGGGCCGGGTCACCTGCATGTGCACCCGCTGGAATGACGGCGATTACGGCTGCCGGACTTGCGCCGGCTCCGGCCGGATGGCCTGCAATAGCTGCGGTGGCACCGGCACGGGCCGCCCCATTCCGGTTCAGATTACTGTTCGCCCCCCGCCTTCTTGA